The Corynebacterium halotolerans YIM 70093 = DSM 44683 region CGTCGAGCAGCGGCGAGGTGGTGTAGATGTTGCCCACCTCGGCGGTGCCCTCCGTCAGCGCGGCGATGGTCAGGGGACCGCCGCCGTCGGAGATCGGGACCAGGGTGATCTTGTCGGCGCCCACGCCGTAGACCTCGGTCAGGCCCTGCGGGCCGTAGGGGCGCTCGGCCAGCTCGGGGTTGCCGGCGATGCGGACCTGCTCCAGGTTGTTCAGGTCCCCGAGGGTCTCCAGCTGGTGCTCCTCGGCCAGCTCCCGGGTCACCCGGTAGGAGTCCTTGGACTCGCCCTCGGCGTACTCACCGGCGGCCAGCCCCTCGGGCAGCGCCTGCTGGAGGGTCTCGTACACCTCCTCCGCGTCGGCGCCGGTCCCGATCTCCTGTCCACCGGCGTCGGTGAGGAGGAACTGGGTGAGGTTGCCGAGGTACTCGGGCACCAGGTCGACGCTGCCCTCCTCCAGCGCCCGCAGGTAGACCTCGCGGGAGCCGATGCCGGAGTTGACCTCGACGTCGAAACCGGCGTCCTCCAGCGCCGCCGCCCACACCTGGCCGATGATCTCGGACTCGGGGAAGTTCGCGGTGCCGATGACGATGGTGTCGTCGCCGCCCGCCGCGGTGGTCCCGGCGTCGTCGCCCGCCAGGGGGTCCTCCGACGAGCAGGCGGTCAGGGTCAGACCGAACAGCACACCGGCGGCGACGGTGACGGTGGCGTGACGGGGACGGATTCTCATGCGGGACTCCCTTGGGGCTTGAGCGTGCGTTGCAGGCCCGCGAGGACGAGATCCACGATCAGCGCGAGCGCGGTCACCAGCAGGGCGCCCGCCAGCATCTGCGGGTAGTCCCGTAGCGCCAGCCCGTCGATGAGATAACGGCCCAGGCCTGACAGCCCAATGTAGGCCACGACGGTGGTCGTCGCCAGCACCTGCACCACGCACGAGCGCAGCCCTCCGACCATGGTGGAGGCGGCCAGGGGCAGCTCCACCCCGGTGAGGATCTGCCGTTCGCTGTAACCGGTCGCCCGGGCGGCCTCGGTCACCGCCCGCGGCACGGCGACCATGCCCGAAACCGTGCCGGCCAGCAGCGGGGGCACCGCCAGAATGACCAGCACGACCGTCGCCGGCACCAGGGGCATACGCACCCCGATGCTCATCTCGATGGTCAGCCAGGTCAGCAGGCCCAGCGACGGCAGCGCGCGCAGCGCCCCCGCGGCGGCGACCACGCTGTCAGCGGCACGGCGGGTGTGGCCGACCCACAGGCCGAGCGGGACGGCGATGAGGCAGGCCACGGCCACCGCCAGGCCGGTGTACATCAGGTGCTCGAGGGTGCGTTGGGTGATTCCCCCGGCCCCGTCCCAGTTGGCGGGGTCGGCCAGGAAGGCGAACGCCTGGGAGAGCTGGTTCATCGCACCCTCCCGGTCGCCCGCGTCCGCATCCGTGTCCGCGTCCTCGTCCACGGCATCGTCAGCCGGCCGACCGCCACCAGGACGGCGTCGAAGATCACGGCCAGCACCACGGTGCCCAGCAGGCCCGCGATGATCTCGGTGGGAAAGGAGCGCTGGAAGCCCTCCGTGAACAGGGTGCCCAGGGAGGAGACCCCGATCAGCGCGCCGACGGAGACCAGGCTGATCGTCGAGGCGGAGACCACCCGGATCCCGGACAGCAGGACCGGGCCCGCCAGGGGCAGGTCGACGGTGAGCACCCGCCGCCAGGCCGGGTACCCCATCGCCACCGCCGCCTGGCGGACCTCACCGGGCACGGTGTCGAAGGCGTCCGCGGCGGTGCGCACCTGCAGCGCCAGACCGTAGAGGGTCATGGCCACCACCACGTTGAACGGGGACAGGATTGAGGTGCCCAGGGCCAGGGGCATGACCACGAACAGCGCCAGCGAGGGGATGACGTAGAGCAGGCCGGTGGCCACCACCAGCACCTCCCGGGCCGGGCGGTACCGGTGGGCGCACCAGCCGACGGGCAGGGCCAGCAGGAAGGACGCGACGACCGCCGGCCACGACAGGTTCACGTGCGCCCACGCCAGCTCGAGGACACGCTCGTGGTTGGTCCATATCCACTCCCACCTCATTCGAGCACTCCCCGCACCCGACCGCCGCGGTCGACGACGAGGCGTCGTCCGCCGCGCTCGGTGACCTGCAGCAGGCGCGCCTCCGCGCCGGTGAACTCGCGGACCCGGCCGTTGGCCGGCGCGGTGACGAACTCCTCCGCCGTGCCCACCTGCTCGATGCGGCCCTCCATGCCCAGCAGGACGATCTCGTCGCCGAGCAGGAACGCCTCGTCGATGTCGTGGGTGATCATGAGAATCGTCTTGGCCAGGCGTTCCTGCAGGCCCATGACCTCCTCCTGCAGACCCCGGCGCACCACCGGATCCACCGCGGCGAAGGGCTCGTCCATGAGCAGAATGTCCGGGTCGGCCACCAGCCCGCGGGCCACGCCCACCCGCTGGGCCTGACCGCCGGAGAGCTCCGCGGGGTACCGGCCGCCCAGATCGGGGTCGAGACCGACGAGCCGCAGCATCTCGCCGGCGCGCTCGCGGGCGTCCCGCCGACCCACCCCGTGGAGGCGGGCGACGGAGGCGATGTTGTCGACGACCGTGCGGTGCGGCAGCAGCCCCGAGTGCTGCATGACGTAGCCGATGGACCGGCGCAGCGCGACCGGGTTGCCGTCCGTGACGTCCTCGCCGCGGACCAGCACGCGGCCCGCATCGGGTTCCACCATCCGGTTGACCATGCGCAGCAGGGTGGTTTTGCCGCAGCCCGACGGCCCCACGAACACGGTGGTGGATCCGGGCGCCACCCGGTGACTGAAGCCGGTGACGGCGGGGCGGGCCGACCCCGGATAGGTCTTGGTGACACCCTCGAACTCGATCATGCGTATCCCTTCCCCGTGGTCGGTACCCGTGCCGGGTCAGCCCAGTTTAAACGCACCATTGGGCA contains the following coding sequences:
- a CDS encoding ABC transporter substrate-binding protein — translated: MRIRPRHATVTVAAGVLFGLTLTACSSEDPLAGDDAGTTAAGGDDTIVIGTANFPESEIIGQVWAAALEDAGFDVEVNSGIGSREVYLRALEEGSVDLVPEYLGNLTQFLLTDAGGQEIGTGADAEEVYETLQQALPEGLAAGEYAEGESKDSYRVTRELAEEHQLETLGDLNNLEQVRIAGNPELAERPYGPQGLTEVYGVGADKITLVPISDGGGPLTIAALTEGTAEVGNIYTTSPLLDADGNEVDLVTLEDPEQLILPQNVLPLMQADAVPPEARDVINGVNDSLTTDALVEMNLRNIGEEKAEPTVIARDFVDEQQ
- a CDS encoding ABC transporter permease, with protein sequence MNQLSQAFAFLADPANWDGAGGITQRTLEHLMYTGLAVAVACLIAVPLGLWVGHTRRAADSVVAAAGALRALPSLGLLTWLTIEMSIGVRMPLVPATVVLVILAVPPLLAGTVSGMVAVPRAVTEAARATGYSERQILTGVELPLAASTMVGGLRSCVVQVLATTTVVAYIGLSGLGRYLIDGLALRDYPQMLAGALLVTALALIVDLVLAGLQRTLKPQGSPA
- a CDS encoding ABC transporter permease — protein: MRWEWIWTNHERVLELAWAHVNLSWPAVVASFLLALPVGWCAHRYRPAREVLVVATGLLYVIPSLALFVVMPLALGTSILSPFNVVVAMTLYGLALQVRTAADAFDTVPGEVRQAAVAMGYPAWRRVLTVDLPLAGPVLLSGIRVVSASTISLVSVGALIGVSSLGTLFTEGFQRSFPTEIIAGLLGTVVLAVIFDAVLVAVGRLTMPWTRTRTRMRTRATGRVR
- a CDS encoding ABC transporter ATP-binding protein: MIEFEGVTKTYPGSARPAVTGFSHRVAPGSTTVFVGPSGCGKTTLLRMVNRMVEPDAGRVLVRGEDVTDGNPVALRRSIGYVMQHSGLLPHRTVVDNIASVARLHGVGRRDARERAGEMLRLVGLDPDLGGRYPAELSGGQAQRVGVARGLVADPDILLMDEPFAAVDPVVRRGLQEEVMGLQERLAKTILMITHDIDEAFLLGDEIVLLGMEGRIEQVGTAEEFVTAPANGRVREFTGAEARLLQVTERGGRRLVVDRGGRVRGVLE